One stretch of Pandoraea oxalativorans DNA includes these proteins:
- the dctP gene encoding TRAP transporter substrate-binding protein DctP, which produces METTPSPLRRQLMLGAASALVTGGLASPWGGAFAQTGPLKISHQFPGGTLTEGDFRDRLCRKFAQEVEKRTNGALKFQVYPGSSLMKTNAQFSALRRGALDLSLYPLPYAGGEVRELNIGLMPGLVTSYAQGNAWRNGEIGKVLTDVLAAKDIVIVSWVWQAGGVASRSKPLVAPEDAKGLKVRGGSREMDMMLKEAGAAVISLPSNELYAAMQTGAMDAAMTSSTSLMSFRLEEVSKHLTTGRNKSYWFMLEPLLMSKQVFDKLPKDQQQVILQVGADLEAFGTEAAKADDAQIASVYTKAGAKVYDLDEATVMKWRDIARRTAWKDYASKSDTCAKLLALAEKVPA; this is translated from the coding sequence ATGGAGACAACCCCTTCCCCGCTGCGGCGGCAACTCATGCTCGGTGCCGCATCGGCGCTGGTCACCGGTGGTCTGGCCAGCCCTTGGGGCGGCGCTTTCGCGCAAACCGGCCCACTCAAGATTTCCCATCAATTCCCCGGCGGCACGCTGACCGAAGGCGATTTTCGCGATCGTTTGTGCCGCAAGTTCGCTCAGGAAGTCGAAAAGCGTACCAACGGCGCACTGAAGTTCCAGGTCTATCCGGGCAGTTCGCTCATGAAGACCAACGCCCAGTTCTCGGCCTTGCGTCGCGGGGCGCTCGACCTCTCGCTCTATCCGCTGCCGTACGCGGGCGGCGAAGTTCGGGAACTGAACATCGGACTGATGCCGGGGCTTGTGACCTCGTACGCGCAGGGCAACGCCTGGCGTAACGGCGAGATCGGCAAGGTGCTGACCGACGTGCTCGCCGCGAAGGACATCGTGATCGTGAGCTGGGTCTGGCAGGCAGGGGGCGTGGCCAGCCGGTCCAAACCGCTTGTCGCGCCTGAGGACGCCAAGGGCCTGAAGGTGCGCGGCGGCAGCCGCGAGATGGACATGATGCTCAAGGAAGCGGGGGCTGCGGTCATCTCCCTGCCGTCGAACGAGCTGTACGCGGCCATGCAGACCGGCGCCATGGATGCGGCGATGACGTCCTCCACCAGCCTGATGTCGTTTCGTCTGGAAGAAGTCTCGAAGCATCTGACCACCGGCCGCAACAAGTCGTACTGGTTCATGCTGGAACCGCTGCTCATGTCGAAGCAGGTCTTCGACAAGCTGCCCAAGGATCAGCAGCAGGTCATTCTGCAAGTCGGGGCCGATCTGGAGGCGTTCGGCACGGAAGCGGCGAAAGCCGACGATGCGCAGATCGCGAGCGTCTACACGAAGGCCGGTGCGAAGGTCTATGACCTCGACGAGGCGACCGTGATGAAGTGGCGCGACATTGCCCGGCGCACCGCGTGGAAGGATTACGCGAGCAAGTCGGATACGTGCGCGAAGCTGCTCGCGCTGGCCGAGAAGGTGCCTGCATGA